A window from Citrus sinensis cultivar Valencia sweet orange chromosome 5, DVS_A1.0, whole genome shotgun sequence encodes these proteins:
- the LOC107175073 gene encoding putative disease resistance protein RGA3, with product MVDAIVSSLLGQLTSVAADEVKQHVRLVTGVGEEVKKLTSNLRAIRAVLEDAEKRQMQRDNAVTFWLDQLRDASYDMEDVLDEWTTARLKLQIEGIDDDNALALAPHKKKVRSFFCAVSNCFGSFKQLCLRHDIAVKIREINGKLDDIASQKDKFNFKFDENVSNNVKKPERVRTISLIDEGEVCGRVEEKNELLSKLLCESSEQQKGLHVISLVGLGGIGKTTLAQLAYNNDEVKRNFEKVIWVCVSDTFEEIRVAKAIIEGLGVSASGLSEFESLMKQIQEYITRKKFFLVLDDVWDGDYKKWNPFFSCLKNGHHESKILITTRDRSVALQLGSIDIIPVKELAEEECWSLLERLAFFRRSVDDHEKLEPIGRKIAHKCKGLPLAAKVIWNLLRSKSTVKEWQRILDSEMWKVEEIGQGLLAPLLLSYNDLPSNSMVKRCFLYCAVFPKDYNMYKEELISLWMAQGYLNADEDEELEMIGEEYFNMLATRSFFQEFKKDDDDDEIISCKMHHTLHDFARRVSREECSWAEINGYLSVEIKGNKESVISYVDHKVRHLGLNFEGVASFPMSVLGLNRLRTLLIYDESPSNPSLNSSILPELFSKLACLRTLVIRQSFSLFRPSPNFIREIPGNVGKLIHLKYLKLSGLRIRRLPETLCELYNLQKLDIRWCRNLRKLPRGIGKLMNIRSLLNLGTDSLKYMPVAISKLTSLRTLETFVVAGGVGDSSRCSLKSLKNLQLLRECGIEGLSNVSHIDEAERLELDNKKNLLRFRLVFGEVVGGEGEERRRKKEKDEQLLEALKPPLSVEELDILLYGGNIFPQWLTSLSNLRNLHLRGCLNCEHLPPLGKLPLEKLELCSLKSVS from the coding sequence ATGGTTGATGCGATCGTTTCCTCTCTCCTGGGGCAGCTGACCTCCGTTGCGGCTGATGAAGTGAAACAACACGTGAGGCTTGTGACTGGTGTCGGAGAAGAAGTGAAAAAGCTTACCAGCAATCTTCGAGCCATTCGAGCTGTGCTGGAAGATGCAGAGAAAAGGCAAATGCAGCGCGACAATGCTGTTACTTTTTGGCTGGATCAGCTCAGAGACGCATCCTACGACATGGAAGATGTGTTGGATGAGTGGACCACTGCAAGGCTCAAATTGCAGATTGAGGgcattgatgatgataatgctCTTGCTCTTGCTCCTCATAAGAAGAAGGTACGTTCCTTCTTTTGTGCTGTATCAAACTGCTTTGGTAGTTTCAAACAACTCTGTCTTCGTCATGACATTGCTGTCAAGATTAGGGAAATCAATGGAAAGCTAGATGATATTGCCTCCCAAAAAGATAAGTTTAACTTTAAATTTGATGAGAATGTGAGTAACAATGTCAAGAAACCGGAGCGAGTGCGAACCATCTCCTTGATTGATGAGGGAGAGGTTTGCGGTAGAGTTGAGGAGAAAAATGAGCTCTTAAGCAAGTTGTTGTGTGAAAGTAGTGAACAACAAAAAGGCCTTCATGTCATCTCACTAGTTGGGTTAGGGGGTATAGGTAAAACCACTCTTGCACAACTAGCGTATAATAATGATGAggtgaaaagaaattttgaaaaagttatATGGGTGTGTGTATCAGACACTTTTGAGGAGATTAGGGTCGCCAAAGCAATCATTGAAGGTCTAGGCGTGTCAGCTTCTGGTTTAAGCGAATTCGAATCTCTTATGAAACAGATTCAGGAATATATTACgaggaagaaattttttcttgttttagatGATGTGTGGGATGGagattacaaaaaatggaACCCATTCTTTTCTTGTCTAAAGAATGGCCACcatgaaagtaaaattttaattaccaCACGTGATAGGTCAGTTGCTCTACAGTTGGGATCAATAGATATTATCCCTGTCAAGGAGTTGGCTGAAGAGGAATGCTGGTCGTTGCTCGAGCGGTTAGCATTCTTCCGTCGTTCTGTTGATGATCATGAAAAATTAGAACCAATCGGGCGAAAAATTGCACACAAGTGCAAAGGTCTGCCTCTTGCGGCAAAGGTAATATGGAATCTCTTGCGCTCTAAAAGTACAGTAAAAGAGTGGCAAAGAATTTTAGATAGTGAAATGTGGAAAGTAGAAGAGATTGGGCAAGGTCTTTTAGCTCCTTTGTTGTTGAGTTATAACGATTTACCCTCCAATTCTATGGTAAAACGGTGTTTCTTATATTGTGCTGTCTTTCCAAAAGACTACAATATGTATAAAGAGGAGCTAATTTCACTATGGATGGCTCAAGGTTACCTTAATGCAGATGAAGACGAAGAATTGGAGATGATTGGAGAAGAGTATTTCAACATGTTGGCAACACGCTCTTTCTTTCAAGAGTTTAAGAaagacgatgatgatgatgagattATAAGTTGtaagatgcatcacacattacaTGATTTTGCCCGACGTGTAAGCAGAGAAGAATGTTCGTGGGCAGAAATTAATGGTTATTTGTCGGTAGAAATTAAAGGCAACAAAGAATCAGTTATAAGCTATGTTGATCACAAAGTCCGTCACCTAGGGTTAAATTTTGAAGGAGTAGCTTCATTTCCTATGTCCGTTCTTGGACTTAATAGATTGCGTACCCTCTTAATTTATGATGAAAGTCCTTCCAATCCGTCTCTTAATAGTAGCATCCTTCCGGAGTTATTTAGTAAATTGGCATGTTTAAGGACATTAGTTATAAGGCAATCGTTCTCACTTTTTCGTCCTAGCCCAAATTTCATTAGAGAAATTCCAGGAAATGTTGGAAAATTgatacatttaaaatatcttaagTTGTCTGGACTACGTATAAGGAGACTACCTGAGACTTTGtgtgaattatataatttacaaaagCTAGATATTAGGTGGTGCCGAAATCTTAGAAAATTGCCTAGGGGGATTGGGAAGTTAATGAACATCAGGAGTTTACTGAATTTAGGCACTGATTCGTTGAAATACATGCCAGTAGCGATTTCCAAATTAACCAGTCTTCGAACATTGGAAACGTTTGTGGTGGCTGGAGGTGTTGGTGATAGCAGTAGGTGTAGCCTTAAATCTCTGAAAAATCTTCAACTCCTTCGAGAATGTGGAATAGAAGGGCTAAGTAATGTGTCACATATAGATGAGGCCGAGAGATTAGAACTCGACAATAAGAAAAACCTCCTTCGTTTTCGTCTTGTGTTTGGTGAAGTTGTAGGTGGGGAAGGTGAAGAAAGGAGGaggaagaaagagaaagatgaaCAACTTCTTGAAGCCTTAAAACCGCCTTTGAGTGTAGAGGAATTAGACATTTTGTTATACGGAGGCAACATTTTTCCCCAATGGTTGACTTCACTATCCAATCTAAGGAATTTACATCTTCGCGGGTGTCTTAACTGTGAGCATTTGCCTCCTTTGGGAAAATTGCCTCTGGAAAAACTCGAACTATGCAGCTTGAAAAGTGTAAGTTAg